GCTACATCAAGGAAGGACAGTACATCCGAAAAGTCAGTATTCTAGAATGATATTTATAGAGCCAGGAGCAACTACAAACGTTGTGCATTATGGTGTTATGAATGATGCTCTTTGCATTGATTTGGCCTCTTTCTGTAAAGAGATGATACTCGGCGTGCGCATGTGGCTAGACGAAGTTGAAACAACAGAAAAATACCAAAAAAATTATGCAGACTTCGTTAAAAGACATCCAACAGGCCTGTCGCCATACATTGGTGGTGTGCCAGTAATAGGCTAATCGGCCTAACAAAAACAGGCATCAGGACGCTCGCAAGCTCGCGCCTCTGCTGTAAGCGTTAACTGCAACCATGAATAAAGCACTTTCAATAATTTTTAGTCTGTTCTCCGTCTCTGTATATGCAGAAGATTGTGTGTTCGATGTGGAAGAACAAAAGAAATATGTAAGTGAATACCTTGCTAAAAACCAAGAAAGCCACCTATCAGATGATGGTTTTTATATAACTATCCCAAGAGGCGAAGAGATAATTACGTTTGGGCGCGGTGGGTGTGTACATTTCGGCATACAAGTAAACTCTGAAATAAGTAGAGACAAACCATTCACGGAACAGGAGTTCTTTGAAAAGGTTGTCGCTTATGTCACCGAATTTGGCTCAGAATTGGTCAAAAAAGAAACTATAGTGAATTCTATTGAGTCAAGGTCCTATAGCACCGAGGTTAGCAATAACAGAACCTACTACTATTTTAGCGCTCCAGAAGTGGTTGGCTTTGAGGCCTCATTACACTATGAAAATGCAAGATCGTTTGTGTATGTTAGTTTCTATATCAACTAAGCAGTTAACAAGCGGCTGTTGTGCGCCGCTGAAAGGCGCGGCGGGACGCGCAAAAAGCGCGCGCCCCAAAGCCGGGCGTTAGGCGCATGATATGAGACTTTTTTCGATTTTATTGTTTTTGATAATCGCCCTCAAAGCAAATGCAACAGCTGAAGCTCAATTTAGCAATTGTGGGTATAAATCAGTGCCTATTGATTTGGTTGTTGAGAGGGAGAGAGGGGGGCTATTTTCGGTAGATATAATTGCTCCTATATATCACGAAGATGGTTACCTTCATTCAATGCAATTTAATAAAGCGGCAAATCAAATTTCTATGTATGAGGGGTACAGAGAAGAGGGTGGTGTCGCAATATACTTCATTCGTGGTTACAAAGATTTTTTGCAGGACTCTGAGATCTCTGCTTTCTATAAACCAAAAAGAAGAAAATGTTTTCATGTAGAGTTTATTCGTTGGGCCGATATCATTAAGCGTTGTAATAACTGTGAGTAAGAGCCTAACAAGGGTGGTCATGTCGCAGCTAGCGCTGCTGGACGGCCTCCGCTGCGCTGCAGCCGCCCATGCCACCGGCGTTGAGCCTGTAGAAAAACATCAGGGTCATAAGTTGTACGCGCGCTACGATAAAATCTAGGTTGGTTTAATGGTTAAACCTATACAGGCTTCAAGTTGAGGCATATTTTTAGGGTGAAATACATCCAAATTTCTAAGAAAAATATTGGCGGGGAGTTTTTCTACAGTCTCGTTATAAATCAAGTCTAGCCCTGAATCTCCTGCCGTATTACAATGTAATACAAAGTTTGTAGGAGGTTCTATGAGTATTACTAGTGTTCGCCTAAATGATGATATTGAGAAACCACTTGATCTTCTGGCTCAGAAACTCGACAGAAGTAAAAGTTACCTTATAAATCAAGCGGTTAGGGAGTTTGTCGCTAGGCAGGCAGTCGAAGAGTCTCGCTGGGAAGAAACTCTTGAAGCAATCGATTCTGTAAGGCGGGGTGAGCTTATAGACGAGTCTGAGGTGAATGCTTGGCTCAATAGCTGGGGAACCGAAAGCCTTCTGAAAGCCCCAGCAAAA
This genomic stretch from Simiduia sp. 21SJ11W-1 harbors:
- a CDS encoding CopG family ribbon-helix-helix protein: MSITSVRLNDDIEKPLDLLAQKLDRSKSYLINQAVREFVARQAVEESRWEETLEAIDSVRRGELIDESEVNAWLNSWGTESLLKAPAK